The sequence below is a genomic window from Lolium perenne isolate Kyuss_39 chromosome 7, Kyuss_2.0, whole genome shotgun sequence.
gtttaagattcctcatgttaacatgaccaaggcggcgatgccacaaccaaccttcatcatgcttggccgccattagacatgtggagaaggaggggctctctttcgagaggtcaaccacgtaaaggttgttctccacatatccaacaaggaccaatttgagattgtcactcctaaagacttgcacataatatttagtgaaatatgaattgtaaccggcatcggcaagatgatatatagaaagtaagttatagccaaggtgttcaacaagcataaccgtctcaaggcacaagtccttagagattgctaccttgccatacccaagtacctttccctttgagttgtcaccaaaagtaatgcttgacttcttgttgatatcttcaatgaattgatcaagcacaccttttcctccggtcatatgattggtgcatccactatcaaacacccattttggaccaccggaggaatacccctacaaaatcaagtagaggatttaggaacccatcgattaatgggttcctttgcaatggcaacaatatcttttggtacccaaattgagtactctctataagcatagccattaggagggccaacatagttagcatagacatcaccataataatcaacaaataatgcatagtgatcgtttggccccgtgcggtcaccactagtggctttgccctttgaggctttgccattgttagtgaccttcttgttcttatcttgagcgggtttctccttcttgtagttgttcttcttgtgggacttgggagcatatccaagtccatacttttgattgtttgacctttgcttactcaagaggtcatccaatcccatcttgttcttggcggtggtgaactttgcaagttcctttgttagcctaacattttcctcaagaatagatgcttgctcacaagaagattcattaggatgatagtcaagaccatatttggtcaccaaggactcaagatatgcattggtctcaacatgcaaagaaagttcctcttgtaaacgaatatgttcctcaacaagtttagcatgctcactagtaaaggaaatggaggaacaagcaagcttttcaacatcaatgggatccttcattgatccaagagcctttttgtaggattcttgaagtagatcatggttctctccaagtttcttgagctcatccttgacaagcttgttagctctttcaaggtggtcaagatccctagtgagagaagcatgagcaacttcaagctcctccttagaggcattgagctcttgggtcaataattgagccctatcaatagtttctaggtccttaactttatcaagttcataagtttcaatttgttgcttaaggccttgagatatgcacctttcggtttttagctcttgtcttaggagattgaatctccgttccttctcattcaattgatattctaattcctcaatggactcatccttttctttgagtgagtccatcaagaaatcaaacttgataagagcttcaccacgaagggtgcatctaacatcatagagttccttaagcacaattaattcatcttgattttcgttctcatcatctagaacactagatagggaaggtggaggttccattaccttggtttcccttgccataagacaagagccaatggttgtagatgaggcagagtcatcggagtcatcatcttgagttatccttgccatgaaggaggatccaacatcattctccgtggagtagtccttggagtagtcatatgtaaagagtgacccgggcttagagaaagccaaaccggccaccccggcctccttctcctcatcttcctcttcatcatcggacaagtactcggccccaacaaaagctcttcccttgttcttcttgtatcggtcattgattgggtttggcttcaatcttggcttgacccctttgatgaatcttggcttgtccacccttttctcataagggcactcatttgcaaagtggctatcttcatcacaattgtagcaagttctcttcttcttcttgtcattgaggagcatagggaacttagccttgtacttcttggcaaagaaagcaaagtcggtagccatgtcactagttgaggtcatctcttcctcttcttcaatctcatagtcttcctctcctccatgatcggccctagccTTGAGGGCAAGATTGCGtagcgcttcatggttgtgtgaggcttcatcaacacggttcattgccatgagcctctttcccgctttggccatgttttcattagcggccacataggagactagatcatcggagttgaggtcggcactcttggtcatgatttgtaagttgagtgcaagattggtgtcttcttgtttgacggcaatcatagcaataaccttggactttatgaattattcattcatctcgaagccatcattgtacttctcaacaccgagtcccttgacccttactctaagagcaccaagtcttgcataagcatcggccatggactctccttctcgaatcatgaattgatgagcctcttgctttgcggtctcataaagagcggattggatcaaatcggttccctcttggagtactacgattcgatcccacaactctttagcggacgctatgtcattgacttgatcaaggagcttgcggttgatgccactcctaatcttgtcacgggcggaggcgttgagttgatggttgtagaattcggtggaggtcaaccgaatgggatcttgtggctcccggtatccatgaacaatgatctcccacaactccacgctgcagctgcgaatatgagactccatagaagatttcaaaaaaggaaagtgagttccatcaaaatggggaacattcccactatggtttatatgaggcatgggtgaagtgtttttgggatattcatggttgacttcgcgatagctctctagtgaggccgaagccgtactaggaggcccactagtcaatttcttaagcatggtagacatttctgccatttggctttgtagctcatcctcctttttcttcttctcggcatcatatgccaagaatctagatttcatctctttaaccgaaaggttagagttttcatctagaccctcgaatagtttttccatctcactcttaaggcggtgaagcccttaataagagtctaggctctgataccaattgaaagtatagagatggtaaacctagagggggggtgaataggtttctacaaattttaattctttctttgcaatattaggctttgcagaatataaagatgagcctaatgcaaactaggtgaagcaacctatatgaagatacaactatctcgagcacgaaggctctctcaggcagtttaaatcacaagtaaggagttcggttagagataaccgatagcacgcggagacgaggatgtattcccgtgttcccttgctttgcaacaaggtacgtcacgtttggaggggtggaggtcccacgaaggattccccacgccacgaaggctcaccctattctccggagcctatcccacgaaggaatagctcactcacttgtggtagactttaaggtagcctccaaaccttcacaatcttgcccggagcaaatccacaacccggatgcttccggactcctcttgcccacctagggtttccaaggaaccctaggaagcaagcttctcgatgaatacaagggggaatgagatttggcttggtagaacagtagatcgggtcctcctctagtgattccccagagggatttgagtttgggtggaggaggagggagatcggaggcttttggtgtttctaacaacggagtaagagagagagctcaagaacagcttgtagtatgttgcctaacccttccaaggtagaagaaggggtatttatagtgttcttcaaaatctggccgttgccacttgccacctcagcatttttcctcgacaaacccgggtGGCCAAgacacagaccggacagcccggtcagagGCGGTCGGGCGGATCGATGACCGGAGCTTCTTTGCGTCGTCTGGCGCTTCTCCGGTTGGTGGCCGGTTGCCGCTCGGTTCTGCCGATCAGccggacggagcgccggaccGCCGGTCGAGCCGGTTGGCCAGGCGCAAACCGGATCTCGCTGGCTCCTtctttggagcccggttgccgccagCTTGACCGGCCAAGCACGCCGCATCGTCTGGCGGTCTTGGttggaccgggctggtgaccggatttatcctgtaacccctttttgattgttgttgaaatggggggtctcctttagccttcttgttcctttgatacaccatttacgcctcattgcctaatacctgagattatccttataaacatattaggccaaatactttagcacggtgtcattgttaccaaaataatggataagggtaaaatacccttacaggaACCAAGAAGGAGAAGACGTCCTGAGCTTCGCTCTAGCCTATGACATGGTCGTAGCTAACACCCTCTTTAGAAAGAGAGAATCCCATCTAGTGACGTTCAGTAGTGGTCTACACTCTAGCCAGATTGATTTTGTCCTCTCTAAAAGAGAAGACAGACGCGCCTGCATTGATTGTAAGGCGATACCTGGAGAGAGTGTTGTCCCTCAACATAAGCTGGTGGTTGCTGACTTTCGCTTTAGGATCCGTGTCCAGCGGGGTAAGCGTGCCAAAGTCGCTAGAACGAAGTGGTGGAAGCTCAAGGGTGAGGCATCCCAGGCTTTCAGGGAGAGGGTTATTAAGGAGGGCCCTTGGGAGGAAGGAGGCGATGCAAACATGATGTGGACGAGTATGGCGACCTGCTTGCGGAAGGACGCTGTAGAGGAGTTTGGGGTGACTAAGGGAAGTAGAAGGGAAGCTAAGGATACCTGGTGGTGGAACGATGAGGTCCAGAAGGTTATTAGGGAGAAGAAGGACTATTTCAGATGCCTATATATGGACAGGAGCGTAGCTAACATGGAGAAGTATAAGGTGACGAAGAAGGCTGCAAAGCGGGCGGTGAGTGAAGCAAGGGGTCGGGCGTATGAGGACCTCTACCAACGTTTAAACACGAAGGAAGGCGAAAGGGACATCTATAAGATGGCCAAGTTTAGGGAGAGGAAGACGAGGGATGTCAACGAAGTCAAATGCATCAAGGACAGAGAAGATCAGCTTCTTGTGAAGGATGAGGCGATCAAGCGTAGATGGTAGGAGTACTTTGACAACCTTTACAATGGAGAGGTTGAGAGCTCTACCATTAAGCTAGACGACTGCTTTGATGATACCAGCATGTGCTTTGTGCAACGTATCCAGGAGTCTGAGGTTAAGGAGGCGTTAAGGAGGATGAAAGGAGGCAAGGCAATGGGTcctgatggtatccccatcgaggcgtggagaggccttggagacatagcgatagtatggctaactaagcttTTCAACCTCATTTTTCGGTCAAACAAGATGCCCGAAGAATGGAGGCGGAGTATTTTAGCACCAATCTTCAAAAACAAGGGGGATGTTCAAAGTTGTACTAATTACCGTGGAATCAAGCTGATGAGCCATACTATGAAGCTatgggagagagtcattgagcaccacttaagaaggttgacaagcgtgaccaaaaaccaatttggtttcatgcctgggaggtctaccatggaagccatcttcttggtacgacatctgatggagagatacagggagcaaaagaaggaccttcatatggtgttcattgatttggagaaggcctatgataagatacctcggaatgtcatgtggtgggccttggagaaacacaaagtcccaataaattacattaccctcatcaaggatatgtatgataatgttgtgacaagtgttcgaacaagttttggcgacactgatgactttccaattagaatagggctacaccaagggtcagctttgagcccttatctttttgatttggtgatggatgaggtcacaagggatatacaaggagatatcccatggtgtatgctctttgcggatgatgtggtgctagtcgatgatagccgaacgagggttaatagaaagttagagttgtggaggcgaacTCTAGAATCGAAATGTTTTAGtcttagtagaactaaaactgaatacctgaggtgcagtttcagttctactaggcacgaggagggagaggttagccttgatgggcaggtggtaccggagagagacacttttcgatatttggggtccatgttgcagaataatggcgatatcgatgaagatgtgggccaccgaatcaagactggttggatgaagtggcgccaagcttctggcgtactctgtgacaagagagtgccacaaaagctaaaaggcaggttttataggacatctatccgacctgcgatgttgtatggcgcggagtgttggccaacaaagagacgacatatccaacagttaagtgtagcagagatgcgcatgttgagatggatatgtgtCCACACAAGAAAAGATCGGGTACGAAATGACGTTATACGGGAGATAGTCGGGGTAGCACCGActgaagagaagctggtccaacatcgtctcagatggtttggacatatccaacggaggcctccggaagcgccagtgcataAAGCATGCTGAGAATGTTAAGAGaggtcgtggtagaccaaacttgacgtgggaggagttctttaaaagagacctgaaggtttggaatatcgacaaagatttagccatgaacAGGGGTGCGTGGAAATTAGTTATCCAtgttccggaaccatgacttggcttcgagatcttatggatttcaactctagcctacctcaatttgtttgggactgaaaggtttGATTGTTgttattgctgctgctgctgttgttgtAGTTGAAATACTTGCATGACTTCTGTATTTCTTGATCTGTGGATTATTGGCAGGCTCTCTAGTCTCCTAACATAATACGGAGTACTTTTTAGGCAGCCACAGGCGACACATGCTAAGATGAACGGAGGCGAAAGGGCAAGCACAGCCTCGTACCATGGCCTGTTCAACTTTGTTACACAAGTCTGGAGCTCTCGTGGAGTATATATTTATAAATTTCGCTATTGACATACAAACAAGTTCAATAGCATCACTGAAATCTCCTGGTGGAGCAAATCCAGACGGTGTTTAGAGGTGTCAATTCCATGGCAGCACCACTCACAATGCTACTCAAAACTAACATTTTTTTGGTTATTATGATATTGCACTTCAATCTTGGTGGAAGAATATATCAGCTACAAATGTCCCAAACCGGAAGGCCTTAGCATCGCTAACCATCCTTGTGAGTTGGACTATTTGGAATGAGCGAAATGCTAGAGTCTTCCGCAACAAATCCACCCCTCCTTTGGTCCTCCTCAATACTATAAACTagttgataccccgcgcgttgctgcggttaACTTTGATGCTTATTTAGGTGTTTTGTAGGAGCGTTTTTATGCAAAACCTTTGATGAAAGTACATGGAAAAAGAGAAGAATAGGAAGGCTAAGATCAAATTTATTGTATTAACTACAGATATTGTCAAGCTTGTGTCTTTCTGAAGAAATACAATTGTTCGGTCTGCCTGCATACCTGTACAAAAGCTTGTCAAATAATTCAGCATATATCAGTAGAGATAGCTTTCAATTAGTGAAAGGAGCATGAAGAAAGTCCGATTCGCAAAAACCAGCACATGCAACAAACTCATGCAGGCAGTGAAGAAGaattttacttcaaaagaatgaaTAGGAATTTGAACACTTCTTGGACGATCTAACCAACTAAGAAACCAGAATGACTCAAAACCCACCTATAAGCTCGTCAAATCTGCCAGTCTTGTCTTGATGTGCTCCCTTTACCGCCCAAACAGCTATGCATCAACTAATCAATGAAGGCTTTGATTAAGCCTGCAGCCATCGGCGCATGCTTGCCCTTGCAGGAGTAAAAATAGAGAGTTGCTTCATCGGTCTGCTGCTCGGGTTCATCTGGAGCTGAAGACAGCTGAACCGAGGCCACAAAGGTAGCACTTTGGCGTAGACGAAGCCCACCCCTTTCCAGCTCTTTGCTCCCCTTCCTCTGCATCAGTCACTATGGCTAGTGGTGGTCATGTCGTCGCCGAGTTGATGGACGCATGGAAGATATGCCGTATTTATATGGCCAATCAAAGGAATATTAAGAGGCGAAAGTTTGAAGATCGAGGAAGGATTGGAGAAGTACCGTATATAGGATCCGAGGAGTCACACTACTAAAGTCCATTCATTTGGAGATGCGGTGAGAACGGCTGGGTGGACTCCAtaaagagagagagaagagaatgaATGGGCACGTTGGGTCCTTCCTTGGTTTCTTTCCGAGCTGTGATATATGTAGCGCCTCAGGATTCCACCAGGAAAGGTTGTGACCGCATCTTTGCAATCCTATGGATAGGAATAATTAGGGTGACGTGGCTTCACCAATTTTaagcttgcaaacattaattgcatgttagtggggatgaactttatagatactagatgattccccgcgcgttgctgcggaaaatATTGCTCAAATGTTTTACTCATGAAAATCAAATTCTAAAATAGTTAGCAAAATAACGAAAAAAAATAATTATGCTTTGACATGAATACTTTAGAATAATGCAAAGGTGACACCAATCCTTTAACTTATCACTGAATGTttggaaaacaaaaacaaaaaaaacaggtAAAGGATCATGGGTACATTTATACATGGAGCCAACAGGTTTAATACTTCAATTTAGGATACCACTTATGCTTCCAATTACGGGAATAAACTTGCAATAACCGAAGCATCACCACTTTGATTTATAGCTATAATCCCGAGTCTTCACCGTGTGTAGTCTCCATCAGAAAACCCAAGCCTTTACCGTGTGTTATCTCCATCAGAACTCCCGCATACTCTTGGAGCACATACTTTCACACATTCCACGATAAGAGTTACACAAATGTTATTAGTTCAGATCTAATCGTAAGGGTTCGCCTTCGAGGCATATGCAGTCCTTAATTATTGATTGATAATCCAGTAGAAAATAGGTAAACTAATCCACTTGTCAGTGCATTAGCTTAACCAAAACTTGACGCCATTGAGGTGGTGCCAAGCTTGTGAAAACATAAACCTGCACGCGTCTATTTCCTGCATATGAACATCTGAAACTGACATAGACGATATATAGTCATTTACCTCTGATTGTTTTTTTTACTTGCGCCATGAAGTTGCTAAGGGCACATGATGCAAGGAATTATAGTTGTTGGTTGTATCTTGCCAACATAATCTGCTGGCTCAAATGCTTTTTTTCTTCCTTAATCTGCTGGAACTTTGTATGAATTTTAATGCAGCTAGCTAATCTAGCCTTACGATGACAAAATAGGAGTAGCACATTCACGTCTACTATGAACTGACAAACAATTACATGTTACTTTCTTGGGTTGACACTCTTCGAAAAAATGCAGGTGCACCTTGAAACTAAAATATGAAAACTTGGAAAAATAAAAATAGGGAATGCCAGCCGGAAACGATAGAAAATTGGTAGGCAGGAATTGCAAAGGAACTTGCACTAATATGCAACATCTGAATTTTCTGTAGTGTAAAATTTTATGAACCTCGGTGTCAATCTCAAAACACTAATCTTCACTTAAACATAAAAACAATATACCACAAACTTATTATTTTCTAACTAACAAAACTTTCAAATACTTTGATTCATACAAAATATGTAAAGATCACCAACGGGCGCGCAGGAGCAGCAGACTTCAATATCTCGAGGTGAAACTGAGGGTGCAGCGGTGGGCCAAGAGGCCAACATGTTTTCTTTCTGGCTTGAGTAGGAAAGACATGAGTCCAGAGCATAATATGTTGGGCAGACGTACCTTGTGTTGAGTCTTACACTGTTTATACTGGCAAGGCTGCAAGAGAAAATAGTTGATTGAAATTTCGAAATTTTAACAATTTCCAATCTATCTTGCTGAATAAAGTAGCCAACGCAGATTATAAATAAACAAAACCTAACAGTTGGACAATCAGGTCCGTTGCTCCCACATAAATAAACTGACAGTTTTGGGAACGTACCTGACAACGAAAATAGATCTACAGGAAATAAATAGATTCTATTATAAATAAAGCTCCCACATATGGAGTAGCTTTCATATGGGACAGAGAGAACAGCAGATCCATACCTTTCTATAGGGGAAGCATGGATCACGAATGGATGGATGAGACGCTTGGCATACAACCCCTGGTTGGAGGCGGCTAGATACAAGATGGCGACCCGAGCATGCAGGGGCGCTGGATGTCCATACTCCATGGCAACACAGGAGGCTTTTTATACATGGAGGCAGCGGTGGGTTAGTTCAACCGAGCAGAGCAGTAATCGTTGATGAATGCTGCGGTTTCAGGAGCATTTGTGGCAAGAATGCCATGGGTCTAGGTCATGAAGTCGTAGGTCGTGGTGGCAGTGAGCACCAGAAGGGAACACAAACGGCGGCCAATTTACACGAGGAAGGGCGAGCGTCTGGTCCAGCCCAAGTACATACAGCCCATAGAGATTTGTCTGGTCAAGCCCAAGCAGGGACTCCGGCCCATGCAATAAGAAATGACGCCCAGCTCGTCTAGGGGAATGCAGGAGAGCAAGCCAGCAAGGTAGTGACGACAGAGCTGGTCCACAATGCTGTGGGAATAAAAGGCGACGTGGATGAATAGGAGAGCTGGAAAATCATGTAGTGGGGGATTCCTATTTAGAGATAAAAGATTATAGATACCGAGGTGAAATTTTAGGTGTGCGCCAGGCTAAGTGCTTGAATTATGTAATAACGGGAGAGTAGTCCCCACGTACTctagttttttttcctttttggcTTGTCATGACTCTTCTCCTTAATTAATGAAACGAGGCAATCTTTTGCCTcccgttcaaaaaaaaaatgttgcTGCACAGGGCAAAAGAACGCAGGTTTGTGTTTgccaaaagaagaaaaaacacaGGGCAAGAATCCAATGGCAACAGGAAAAGCTAACTCACAACAAACATCCTCCGCATATTGAATTCTCCAAGACGAAGCCTGTTCACAAGGCAAATACCGACAGGAAATTTCCCAATGACCGACAAGCCCCCAAATCAGAGGGGTATCAAAATCTCCTGGATGAATTAGCCATGATGTTTTAAAGCACACCATGACAGTAATAAAATGGTGACCTACTTACTCCGTTGCACCATTTCGAATCATAAACAGTTAGAATGTACACCAGCACCAATACAAAGCCCTTTCAGTATCCACCACCAAAAACATACAGATTCAAGGTATGAAGAATAAGATATGGTTGACCACAAGCATATTGTACGCATCAATGATTTGATCTTCAACAACTGATATCATCTGTTATAGATACTTCAACTTTCCATGTTGCAAGGCAGATTTTTCCTGACATAAAGCCATTTCATCGCCCGTCAATCCTGAGCAAGCTTTTGGTGTCCCCAAGGTTACTGCAAAATACAGATATATGGTGCACAGGAAGGCAAGCACCACTAGTGTTGTCAAGAGAAAACGATGCCGCTCAACCAATGCAGACCAACTACCCTCATCGCGAGATGATTGAGGCTTCTTAGGAGATGACAGAAAGAATGTGTTTTGCGACCTCCTGTGAGGAGATGATAATGAATCAAGAACCATGACTGTGATGAGCTGACAAGTTTGAATCCTGTCAAAAATAAAGAATAAGATCAACAAGATGTATAAAATTTTCACCTATATAGTTTAAAAAAAAAAGATCACCTGAGACTAAAACAATCCTTCAAACGTTCAAAACAATCATAATAAACACCCCAATGATATGGAAACTATAAAACTCAACAAGAATTGGCTGCCCATTATCAGAATGTAAACAAAGAAACAAGATTTCATATCTGGAGATACACCTTTGACCAAAAGGAATTATACACATGTCTAAACAAAATCTGAACTAGCAACACACAGTATACTAAATTCTTCACTCTCCTGCTTAACTATTTATAGACCATCTCTATGCACAGTTCATACTTCATGATTTAATACCGTAGATAATTAACTTAAGATAATAATAATGTTTTGAGAGTGAAATAACTTTATGTAAACCTAGTATTCCAATGAACAACTCAAACAAATACATGGAGAGTTAAAAAGGCAGAACAATGATGAAGGTTACTCCAAACGAAATTGtaataaacaaaaaaaaaacatgagTTTGTAACAAAATAAGAATTGCTGTCCAAGATGCCTGATATTTCCACAATTCAACTGGCAACTGACTAGAATTTTCTTAATATCAACATTTCTAGAAACTGTGTACACTAAACCCTATAGAAGCATCAATATTACACACGTTGAAATACTAGTCAGCGACTGAATGTTCCAGATCAAATCAGTTGGTCACAAAACTGCAGCATGAAGAGCATGTGCAAGTACAAACTAGGCAATCACCAGCAACATGCTTTAAGTGTGATGTGTTTTGGTTGATTACGCAAAGGACACTATGCACGAGATAGACATGTACAGTTCATTCACCCACCTGGCTGTATTTCAGAAAGTGAAAAGCATATATAATAAATCTAGAGTATCTCAATTAATACGGAGTTCACTTGTTCATGATAATAGTGAAACATAGATTATCCAATGATATGAACAGGTTCGCACCGACGGCACAACAAAAAGTCCAAAATAAGAACACTGGCAAATCTTTACAATCCTTCATCATATATATGTTGACTTGCAGTTCCCATTTGTCATCTAATTCTCGTAGGCCCCTTCTTCCAACTACAGGTACCAGTTGAGAAACAAGCACCAAAAATTTGGAAATTGAAATGCCTACCTCACATCTGTGGACTTCTCTAATATTTGGGAATTGTGAGGAAAGAGAAAAAAAATATTGCATAGGTATTTGGGAAATTCAAATACTTCTCTACTATTAGTGAATTGTGAGGAAAAAAACAGAATTAAAATTTTGATGTCAGAGTTGTATAGTTTGATAAAGGAATTTCTAGGTGGAACTACAATACGCACTGAACAGGGATAGCGACTCATATATGCGGCACTATGGCCGTCCCCATCAATAGTGTAATTGGGTAAAACCCACTTTGCTCAGTGCTGGATCAGATGGTTCAAGATCCACCACCAGAAACTCAACCACTAGatccaatttcctgacagacgtgATAATTTCTATAGATTGGTATATCATTTTCACAGATAAATGCATCTTCTCTGATTCCAATTCTAACCATTGCGCCACAACTAGGGAATTCCATAACTCAGGCATGAGTATATTCCAACGCACACCAAACAGCGATCAACATTTCAACCAGGTTTGTTCCAATTCCAATCGTACAAGAGAGAATCAGACATACTATCTCATGTACCACATCAAAAGGACACGCAGTATGAAGAACGAGAGAATGAAAAAAAAAAGACAGGGGAAAATGCACAGACAAAGCTCAGATCCGAGGAAAGGGGACGGGGACGCATAGAACGGTACCTACTCGTCCTGATTCGAGGAGGTCTCCCTCCCTggctccctctccctccctccctggCCCTGGAAGAGATTTGTGGGTAAGCTCGATAAACGGAGACGCGGATTGTGGggaaggagagagaagaggagttgAAAATGGAGCAGGGAATTTATCGCGTATCCATCGGGGGGTGTTCTCGTGAGATCGGACTGGCTGTTATTTATAGCGTGACCAGG
It includes:
- the LOC139833757 gene encoding uncharacterized protein — protein: MATCLRKDAVEEFGVTKGSRREAKDTWWWNDEVQKVIREKKDYFRCLYMDRSVANMEKYKVTKKAAKRAVSEARGRAYEDLYQRLNTKEGERDIYKMAKFRERKTRDVNEVKCIKDREDQLLVKDEAIKRRW
- the LOC127301055 gene encoding uncharacterized protein, which gives rise to MVLDSLSSPHRRSQNTFFLSSPKKPQSSRDEGSWSALVERHRFLLTTLVVLAFLCTIYLYFAVTLGTPKACSGLTGDEMALCQEKSALQHGKLKYL